A stretch of Paludisphaera borealis DNA encodes these proteins:
- the pyrE gene encoding orotate phosphoribosyltransferase, which produces MSEALSADHKGRLIRLLQRDALRLGQFTLASGRSSHYYIDGRKVTLGAEGARLIGQGVLGLLAAHRDVVAVGGLTMGADPIVGAALALAPEHGRGELRGFLVRKQTKGHGTGNLVEGPLEPGSTVAVVDDVATTGGSSLLAVDAVEALGCKVAVVIAVLDRLEGAAENFAARGLEFHSLLTIRDLGVEPLGPA; this is translated from the coding sequence ATGTCCGAAGCATTAAGCGCCGACCATAAGGGACGGCTGATCCGTCTGCTCCAGCGCGACGCCCTGCGGCTTGGCCAGTTCACACTGGCGAGCGGCCGAAGCTCGCACTATTACATCGACGGACGCAAGGTCACGCTTGGAGCGGAAGGGGCGCGGCTGATCGGCCAAGGCGTGTTGGGACTGCTCGCAGCTCATCGCGACGTCGTGGCGGTCGGCGGCCTGACGATGGGAGCCGACCCGATCGTCGGTGCCGCCCTGGCCCTAGCGCCGGAGCACGGGCGCGGCGAGCTTCGCGGATTCCTGGTCCGGAAGCAGACGAAAGGACACGGGACGGGCAACCTGGTCGAAGGCCCCCTGGAACCCGGTTCGACCGTCGCCGTCGTTGACGACGTGGCCACGACCGGAGGCTCCTCGCTCTTGGCCGTCGACGCCGTCGAGGCGCTTGGCTGCAAGGTGGCCGTCGTGATCGCCGTGCTCGATCGACTTGAAGGCGCGGCCGAGAACTTCGCTGCTCGGGGCCTTGAATTCCACAGCCTGCTCACGATTCGCGACCTGGGCGTCGAACCGCTCGGCCCCGCCTGA